In a genomic window of Anser cygnoides isolate HZ-2024a breed goose chromosome 26, Taihu_goose_T2T_genome, whole genome shotgun sequence:
- the GNRH1 gene encoding progonadoliberin-1, whose amino-acid sequence MEKSRKAFVGILLFTVSVEICLAQHWSYGLQPGGKRNVDNMGESFQEIENDMEKLGEVQKTECPGSYQHPRFSDLKEAMASLIEGEARRKKI is encoded by the exons aTGGAGAAGTCCAGGAAGGCCTTTGTTGGTATCCTCCTGTTTACTGTGTCTGTGGAAATCTGCTTGGCTCAGCACTGGTCTTACGGCCTGCaaccaggaggaaaaaggaacGTGGACAATATGGGAGAATCATTTCAAGAG ATTGAAAATGACATGGAAAAATTAGGGGAAGTGCAGAAGACGGAATGCCCTGGCTCATATCAGCATCCCAGATTTAGTGATCTGAAGGAAGCCATG GCAAGTCTGATCGAAGGAGAAGCCAGACGAAAGAAGATTTAA